A single Candidatus Liberibacter asiaticus DNA region contains:
- a CDS encoding homoserine kinase gives MAVYTHPPQKEIQSFVQEYAIGQLNSVQPIIHGVENSNFVIQTSKGTFILTIYEKRMNEKDLPVFIELLHYISRNKLPCPIPIPRNDGKLYGFLCKKPANIFSFIKGSPLNHISDIHCEEIGSMLASMHQKTKNFHLYRKNTLSPLNLKFLWAKCFDKVDEDLKKEIDHEFCFLKESWPKNLPTGIIHADLFPDNVLFYNNKIMGLIDFYFSCNDFLMYDLSICINAWCFDENNTYNPSRGFSILNGYNKVRKISENELQSLPTLLRGAALRFFLTRLYDSQNMPCNALTITKDPMEYILKTRFHKQISSISEYGF, from the coding sequence TTGGCTGTTTATACCCATCCTCCTCAAAAAGAAATCCAGAGTTTTGTACAAGAATACGCAATAGGACAATTAAATTCAGTACAACCTATCATTCATGGTGTAGAAAACTCTAATTTTGTCATTCAGACTTCTAAGGGAACCTTTATTCTTACTATCTATGAGAAACGTATGAATGAAAAAGACCTTCCTGTTTTTATTGAATTATTACACTATATTTCTCGTAATAAATTACCGTGTCCTATACCGATTCCTAGAAACGATGGAAAGCTTTATGGCTTTCTCTGTAAAAAACCTGCAAATATCTTCTCTTTTATTAAAGGAAGTCCGTTAAATCATATTTCTGATATACATTGTGAAGAAATCGGAAGTATGCTCGCTTCCATGCATCAAAAAACAAAGAATTTTCATTTGTATAGAAAAAACACACTATCTCCTCTTAATTTAAAATTTTTATGGGCAAAATGTTTTGATAAGGTAGATGAGGATTTAAAAAAAGAGATAGACCATGAATTTTGCTTCTTAAAAGAATCTTGGCCTAAAAATTTACCAACTGGTATTATTCATGCAGATCTATTCCCAGATAACGTACTCTTTTACAACAATAAAATTATGGGATTGATTGATTTTTATTTCTCCTGCAATGATTTCCTTATGTATGATCTCTCTATTTGCATTAATGCTTGGTGTTTTGATGAAAATAATACTTACAATCCATCTAGAGGATTCTCTATTCTTAATGGATATAATAAAGTACGGAAGATTTCAGAAAATGAACTACAATCACTCCCTACACTCTTACGTGGAGCAGCATTACGATTCTTCTTAACACGGCTTTACGATAGCCAAAATATGCCATGCAATGCTCTTACAATTACAAAAGATCCGATGGAATATATTCTTAAAACACGGTTTCATAAACAAATATCCTCTATATCAGAATATGGATTCTAA
- the rnhA gene encoding ribonuclease HI: MREVHAYTDGACSGNPGPGGWGVLLRYKGKEKIISGGEKETTNNRMELMAAIKALTALKYPCKVLLYTDSSYVHKGFSQWIKKWQQNGWKTSDKKTVKNIDLWMKFVEASAQHKVDLYWIKGHAGNQENEKVDRIARNAAVSFKNKI; this comes from the coding sequence TTGAGAGAAGTTCACGCATATACTGATGGCGCTTGTTCCGGCAATCCAGGTCCTGGAGGATGGGGCGTGCTACTACGATATAAAGGAAAAGAAAAAATTATTTCTGGAGGAGAGAAAGAAACAACTAATAATAGAATGGAATTGATGGCTGCGATTAAAGCTCTGACTGCTCTCAAGTACCCTTGTAAAGTACTTTTATATACAGATAGCTCCTATGTTCATAAAGGTTTTTCACAATGGATAAAAAAATGGCAACAAAATGGGTGGAAGACTTCTGATAAAAAAACCGTTAAAAATATAGATCTCTGGATGAAATTTGTAGAAGCCTCTGCACAACATAAAGTTGATTTGTATTGGATAAAAGGTCATGCGGGCAATCAAGAAAACGAGAAGGTTGATCGTATAGCACGGAACGCTGCCGTTTCTTTTAAAAACAAAATATAA
- a CDS encoding endonuclease/exonuclease/phosphatase family protein — protein sequence MILAQRIRIASWNINNLSEKSGVALFKNSVIREDNDYALLQKYAEQLDADIVCLQEIGSYEAIKRVFPNDKWDILYSGSNTDKHAMHTAIVIRKGAIHLLQKSYLPMDTEGLDSKAGKRRAVEILFEVDGRKIWLLDIHLKSFCFLDSIEDSYISSCYMLNLQATWLKQWVDQKNNLNMPFIIAGDFNRKINHSHSGIKDELWQKINQDNTLMRLPHKKNHNAIRTKILKI from the coding sequence GTGATTCTCGCTCAGAGAATTCGAATTGCGTCTTGGAATATCAATAATCTTTCTGAAAAATCTGGTGTTGCTCTGTTTAAAAATTCGGTAATACGAGAAGATAATGACTATGCTTTACTGCAAAAGTATGCTGAACAACTGGATGCTGATATTGTATGTCTCCAAGAAATAGGAAGTTACGAAGCCATTAAGAGAGTATTTCCTAATGATAAATGGGATATTTTATATTCTGGTAGTAATACTGACAAACATGCTATGCATACAGCAATAGTTATCCGCAAAGGTGCCATCCATCTTTTGCAAAAATCTTATCTACCAATGGATACTGAAGGATTAGATTCTAAAGCAGGAAAACGTCGTGCTGTTGAAATTTTATTTGAAGTTGATGGAAGGAAAATATGGCTTCTTGATATACATCTGAAATCATTTTGTTTCCTTGATAGCATAGAAGATTCTTACATTTCAAGCTGTTACATGCTCAATTTACAAGCTACTTGGCTCAAACAATGGGTTGATCAGAAGAATAACTTAAATATGCCTTTCATTATTGCGGGAGATTTCAATAGAAAAATCAATCACTCTCACTCTGGGATTAAAGATGAACTATGGCAAAAAATAAATCAAGATAATACTTTGATGCGTTTACCCCATAAAAAAAATCACAATGCAATACGCACAAAAATACTAAAAATTTAG